The Pasteuria penetrans genome segment GCATATCCAGGCCTCAAAAACAGGAAACCCGAATCAATAAATGAAATATACTAGGATAAAAATTAAACCATCTAACCCATCGTATCCATATCCCGCTACCCATACCATCACGAAACTGTGTTCTCAACTGTACCCTATGCAGGGATGTTCCATCAGGAGACCGGTTTATTACTTGTGCCCATCCAAAGAACAAAAAAAAACATGGGTGGAAACCACCCATGGTAAAAATTATATAAAAAGATGCATCGTTACCGCTTGGAAAACTGAGGTGCACGCCGTGCTGCCTTCAATCCATACTTTTTCCGTTCCTTCATCCTTGGGTCTCTTGTCAGGTAGCCTGACTTCTTTAAAACTGGACGAAGATCACCCTCTGCCTGCAGAAGTGCCCGCGACACACCATGGCGAATGGCACCAGCCTGCCCCGTGAATCCACCGCCCTTCACATTGACAAGGATATCAAATACTCCTTCCCGGTTTGCCAAAACGAGCGGCTGTCTCACAATCGCACGCAAAATGGGCAAACCAAAATATTCCTCCATAGGACGACCATTGACAATCATCTTTCCACTTCCAGGACGGAGATGAACCCGTGCTACAGACTCCTTACGACGTCCTGTTCCATACAATTGTCGTGATGATGACCCTATCATCCAGTTACCTCACCTCCGTGTACTGACCAATCCTTTGGCTGCTGAGCCTCATGAGGATGTCGAGAACCCGCATATACCTTCATTTTTTTGAATTGATTCCGACCCAATGTTGTTTTGGGCAACATCCCTCGGACGGCGATCTCAACCATACGCTCGGGACGACTCATCCGTAATTTCCCAGCCGCTATCGACTTCAGGCCCCCAGGATAACCAGAATGTCGATGGTATATCTTCTTCACCCATTTGTCACCCGTCAACTGTACCTTATCGGCATTGACAACAATGACAAAATCACCACCGTCCACGTGGGGTGTAAATGTGGGCTTGTGCTTCCCCCGCAAAACGGCAGCAATCTCAGAAGCGGCTCGTCCTAAACGCCTTCCCGCCAGATCCATAACATACCAGCTACGTTCCGTCTTTCCC includes the following:
- the rplM gene encoding 50S ribosomal protein L13, with amino-acid sequence MQTQKTYVDQWGKTERSWYVMDLAGRRLGRAASEIAAVLRGKHKPTFTPHVDGGDFVIVVNADKVQLTGDKWVKKIYHRHSGYPGGLKSIAAGKLRMSRPERMVEIAVRGMLPKTTLGRNQFKKMKVYAGSRHPHEAQQPKDWSVHGGEVTG
- the rpsI gene encoding 30S ribosomal protein S9, which produces MIGSSSRQLYGTGRRKESVARVHLRPGSGKMIVNGRPMEEYFGLPILRAIVRQPLVLANREGVFDILVNVKGGGFTGQAGAIRHGVSRALLQAEGDLRPVLKKSGYLTRDPRMKERKKYGLKAARRAPQFSKR